TGTTGCTATGTATCGGAACTTTTTCTGATGTTGGCACTGGCGAAATATTCCTTCAGCCATTTACTCTCAGGAAGCTGCTTATGTTAGTGTGTAATCCTTATGAAGTTGTGATCCATGGTACGACCAGCAAAGGCAAGATTTTCCGACCAAGCGACTGGGCGGAGCGCCTGTGCGGTATTTTGTCTTCCTTCACTAAAGACAACCGCCTTTCCTATTCTAATTGGGTGCGCCCGATTTTGGTGGACAATGTCCGTTGTGTAGCGGTCGATAAAAAGTTGGAAGAAGACAATCCGCAAATGTTCCGTTTCTTGATGGACTTCGCGGCGGATAATGATTTGCGCGTGATTGACTGTAAAGCCTTGCTCAAAGAGCAAGAAAGCAAACAGCAGGGCGAAGTGCCGGTCGAGCGCGTTTTGTTGGCGCAGGCGATTGAAGAAAAACATGCTGCCGAGCGTGCGGAAGCGGCCAATGTGCAGCCTGAGCCTCAAGCTGCCGCGCCTGTGGTCGGCGTATTGCGTGAAATTCAGCCGGAAGAAACTGCAACCGCTTTTGCGGCATTGAGCATTTTGCGTTCTTCTTTGACCGATATTCACCGTTTTGTCGAACAAATCAACGAGCATCAGCGCAAAACCGGCTACCGTCTGCTGGGTATTTTTGAAGAAGGCAAACAAAATGCCGTGGCCGTATGCGGTTTCCATACTGCACATAACTTAGCCAGTGGTTACCATATCCATATTGATGATCTCGTAACCATGCCTCAATGTCGCCAAAAAGGCTATGCTTCACGCTTGTTGGAAGAAGTACGCAAAATCGGTGCAGAAACAGGAGCAACCAAAATCCATTTGAATGTCCATGTGAACCATGACCGTGCCGATGCCCATCGTCTTTACTTCAAAAACGGATTTGAAATTTGCGCTTACCATTTCCGTTGTGATCCGAAATAATTTTTGTGGAAAGAGAGAAATCAATGTTGAAGATTTTGACTGCGGCTGTTTTGACACTGAGCTTGGTGGCTTGTGCATCAGGCAGCGGACAAGGCAGCTCGCAAATGTATGGTGAGATTAAGGCCGGTGTAGAAACCAGCCATCAACGTTGAGATATAAAATAACAAGGCCGTCTGAGATAGGTTTTCCTGTTTCAGACGGCCTTTTTGCAGCTTGATTAGAGGGTCGTGGAGGTGTCGTCAGAGGCAACAGTCCGATGCAGGCGATACCAATTGTACAGGCGCAAGATGCACAAGAAAGCAATAATGGGCATGCAGGCTGCGGTAACCAGATAACGCGGGTTGTTGAAGTTTAAAACATTGTGCCCGGAAAGCAGCGACAAAGCGGCATGCAACCATTCCCACAAAGACGAAATGCTGAATGCCAAAACAGCCAACAGGCCGAGGGTTCGGAAAATGCCGATGGGCAGGATTTGTTGGTGCAATACGGCGCGGTTGAGTTGGAACAAAACAATCAAACCGAAGCCGATAATGCAGACCATGCCGCCGTTGGCGACGATTTGCAGGCTGTTGAAGGCAATGTCGGGCGTAACGGAAATTGTACCGGACTGGTTGGCGGCGGTTTGTTGCAAATTTAAGCCTTGCATGACATTGAGTACGAAACCGTAGATCAGGTCGGCCCAAACGATGCCGATGGGTAGTGGAGTCAAAAAACGTTTCATGGATCAGTTGAGTATTCTATTAGTATGAGGGAGGCCGTCTGAAAATCAAAAGTGACGACGTGAGAGTGTATTGTATCCGATAGGAAAGTAGGTTAATGCAAAAATAAATTTAGTTTAAGTCAGAAAATGATGTAATTTTACGCCAACATTATTGCATTAAGAGTACAATCTTCTTCATTATCAAACGTGAAATCAACAGGAAAGGACGTTTACATGAGCCAATTGCAACGTGATTTAACCCGTATCAGCCACAATACCAAAATTGTTGCCACATTGGGTCCGGGCAGCAACAATGTACAATTGTTGGAAGACATGATCCGTGTCGGCGGCCTTAATGTCGTCCGTTTCAATTTCAGCCACGGTACGCCGGAGTTTCATGAAGAAAATGCCCGTATCGTACGCGAAGCCGCGAAACGTGCGGGTCAGGAAATCGCCATTCTTGCCGACTTGCAAGGGCCTAAAATCCGTGTCGGTAAAATTGCCGGCGGCAGCATCGAGCTGAATAAAGATGAAACTTTGATTTTGGATGCCGCACTTGAAGGCGAAGGTACACGCGAAGCGGTGGGTTTGGACTACCGCGATTTGCCGAATGACGTCGTTGCCGGCGATGTTTTGTGGCTGGATGACGGCTTGTTGACCTTGACCGTTGAGGCGGTTGAAGGAGGTAGGATTATTACAAGAGTTGAAAACAGCCATGTACTGAAAAGTAATAAAGGTATCAACAAACGCGGAGGCGGCTTGTCTGCCGGTGCGTTAACCGAAAAAGACTTCCGCGACCTGAAAACGGCGATTGCCATCGGTTGCGACTACTTGGCCATCAGTTTTGTGAAATCTGCTGAAGATCTGCACATCGCACGCGCCAAAGTCGAAGAAGAAATGAAAGGCAGTACAGCCGTACGCCCCGGTTTGGTTTCCAAAATCGAGCGCGTAGAAGCCATTGAAAATCTAGACGAAATCATCCTCGCCAGCGACGGTATTATGGTTGCCCGCGGCGACTTGGCAGTGGAAGTCGGACACGCAGCCGTCCCCGCCCTGCAAAAACGCATGATCCGCCGCGCACGCGAGTTGCGCCGTTTCAGCATTACCGCAACCCAAATGATGGAATCCATGATTACCAATCCCGTACCGACCCGCGCCGAAGTGAGCGACGTGGCCAATGCGGTATTGGACGGTACCGATGCGGTAATGTGTTCCGCCGAAACTGCCGTCGGCGCGTATCCTTTTGAAACTGTCAGCCAAATGGCAATTATTTGTGCAGCAGCCGAAAAAGAGCAGGACTCGCTCAATGGCGTTGCCGAACAGGTCGAGTATCCCGAAGCCGTCAGCACCAACTTGGCGATTGCCGTCGGCGCGGTCGGCGTAGCGCGTGCGGTTCACGCCAAAGCGATTGTCGCACTGACCGAAAGCGGCTCAACCGCCTTCGAAATTAGCCGCCACAACATCACTTTGCCGATTTTCGCCCTGACACCTAGCATCTCCGCACAACGCCGCATGGCAATGTATCGCGGCGTGCGTCCGCTGATTTTCGCAACCAGTACCGACCACGATACTGCGCTGAATGAAGTGGAAGCTGTGTTGGTCGAACACCAAATTCTGTGTTCCGGCGACCAATACATCATTACCAGCGGCTCGAAAATGCGTGAATCCGGTTCGACCAACACATTGGAAGTGTTGCAAGTCAAATAATCGAATCAATGTTTTACTAAGTGGAAAAAGCAGGCTGCCCTCAGCCTGCTTTTTTGTATTTTGGGTATTTGTTATGTAAAAAACCGAAAATAATAGGCAAGAATAACGATGTAGTATAGAATTGAGTGCCTATACTAAATCAATAAGGGACGTTTCAGACGGCCTTTTTCTTTGTCCGCCACTTTTACGGTAAACCAAAATGATTCATTTCAATCTGAAAAAAACAGCATTTATCTTAAGCACAGCACTTTTATCTACCGCCGTCCACGCATCCGGCTACCACTTCGGCACACAATCGGTCAACGCGCAAAGCACGGCAAATGCCGCCGCCGCCGAAGCCGCCGACGCATCGACCATCTTCTACAACCCTGCCGGTCTGACCAAACTCGACAGCAGCCAGATTTCCGTCAACGCCAACATCGTGTTGCCCAGCATTCATTATGAGGCGGATTCCGCCACCGACTTTACCGGGCTTCCCGTCCAAGGTTCTCAAAACGGCAAAATCACCAAAACCACGGTTGCGCCCCACATCTACGGCGCATACAAAGTCAACGACGACCTGACCGTGGGCTTGGGCGTGTACGTCCCCTTCGGCTCCGCCACCGAATACGAAAAAGATTCCGTGTTGCGCCACAACATCAACAAACTCGGTCTGACCAGCATCGCCGTCGAACCTGTCGCCGCGTGGAAACTCAACGACCACCATTCCTTCGGCGCAGGCATCATCGCCCAACATACTTCCGCCGAACTGCGCAAATATGCCGACTGGGGTATCCCGCAAAAAGCAGCAATGCTGAAATCCAATCCCGCCGGTGCCGCCGCCATTCAGGCCGACGGACACGCCGATGTCAAAGGCAGCGATTGGGGCTTCGGCTACCAACTGGCGTGGATGTGGGGCATCAACGACCGCGCGCGCGTGGGCGTGAACTACCGTTCCAAAGTTTCACACACGCTCAAAGGCGATGCCGAATGGGCGGCAGACGACGCAATGGCGAAACAACTGTGGAATAGCAATATGCTCGCACCGCTCGGCTACACGCCAAGCGAAAAAGCCCGCGTCAAAATCGTTACGCCGGAGTCTTTGTCCGTACACGGTATGTACAAAGTGTCTGATAAAACCGACCTGTTCGGCGACGTAACTTGGACGCGCCACAGCCGCTTCAATAAGGCGGAGCTGGTTTTTGAAAAAGAAAAAAGTATTGCTAATGGCAAAAAATCCGACCGCACCACCATCACGCCCAACTGGCGCAACACCTACAAAGTCGGCTTGGGCGGTTCTTATCAAATCAGCGAACCGCTGCAACTGCGCGCCGGTATCGCTTTTGACAAATCGCCCGTCCGCAACGCCGACTACCGCATGAACAGCCTGCCCGACGGCAACCGCATCTGGTTCTCCGTCGGCGCCAAATATCAATTGGGTAAAAACCATGTTATCGATGCGGCGTACAGCCATATCCACATCAATGACACGGTTTACCGCACCGGCAAAGCCAGCGGCAACGACGTAGACAGTCGCGGTGCATCTTCTGCCCGCTTCAAAAACAAAGCGGACATCTTAGGCTTGCAATACACTTACAAATTCAAATAATCGGATTTGAGTTGTGGATAAAAAGGCCGTCTGAAATCTTCAGACGGCCTTTTTGATTGGCAGGAACAGATGGAACAATCAACAGTCAATAAATAGCGTGTCGGGCTTTACATATTTCTGATTGGAATGGCAGAACGGAAAAACGATAGAAAAGGGGATAGCTGATTATCGGCTTGAGAAATAAGATGTTGTTTGCGCTTTAAACAACGTGTTACAGATTTTATTTATTCTGATGGGCAGCAATCAAAAGGCCGTCTGAAAAACAGGTTTTCAGACGGCCTTTATTTGCCTGATGGCGGCTAAGAAAGCCCAATCAGTTGCGGACTTCCAGTTCGATTTCTCTTCCCTGTTCGTCTTCAGCCGGTTTGTCCATGGTTTTTTCATCGGCCATATTGTCCAAATCGCGGCCGGGTTCGGAAGCGGTATCGCCGATGGAAACGCTGTTCAGGCTTTCCAAAATAATGGCGGAGGCCAGATGGTCGGATGTGCGGTACACCATTGCCAAACCGATTTCTTCCGCCGGAATGGAAACCAATTCAACCGTATCTTTGTCTTTCGGCTTGCGAATCAGGTTGTTGGACAGACGGACTTGGCGGCCGCGTTTGTAGAGGCTGACCACAGTGCCTTTGTCCAAGCCGTCGAGTTCGCCTTTATCCAAAGTAATGGTTTGGAACTGGCCGGCTTTATCCACGCCGTCGAAAATGGAAACGACTTTGGCCTGAATCGGACGGGCAGGGGCGTGAGGCATAACATTGAAGCTGCCGAGGCCTTCGGGCAGTTTTAGCAGATAGTCGTCTTTGTGGATTTCGGAAACGGCTTCTTCGATAACCAAAGGTTGCGCGGACCGGGTACGCAGCTTCATGACTTTGTTGACTTGGGTGTAATACTCGTTGCTTTTGAGTTTTTCGTCAGAAGCGCGGGTGCGGTTTTCCAAGGCGGAGTCGGTATAAGGCAGCGTGTTGGCGATGCCGCTGAACACGACTTCTTGGCCGAGGAATTTGCCGGTTTTCGGGTCGGTAATATTTTTATTGACGCGGTAGGTCAGGTAGCGGCCGGGTTCGGTCAGGCCGTATGCGTACACGCGGTTGCCTTGGGTGTAGAGGACGCGGTTGTCGGGACCGGCAATCAGGCGCGGCGCGTTGGCGGTTTCTTTCCGAGCGATAATCTGCGGATGTTTCATGAACATGCGGTAGAGGTTGACGTTGACGGTCGGAATGCCGTAGCCGGAAGTTTCGCGTACGCGCGGATGCAGTTTAATCACGGGAATGCCGTCTGAACGGGTTTGGGCATGTTCAAAACCCAGTCGCGGCTGGCCGTTGACGTAGCGTAAAACCAACACCTGACCCGGATAGATCAGGTGCGGATTGCGGATGGTGTTGCGGTTGGCGCCCCAAAGGCGGTTCCATTGCCATGGGCTGTACAGATATTTGCCGGAAATACCCCACAAGGTATCGCCGTTTTTAACGACGTAGCGTTGCGGCGCATTGGGGCGGATTTTTAAAGAAGCTGCCTGAGTGTGGGCAGAAATAGCCATGCCTGCCATGCAAAGCAGGGTTATAATACGTTGTTGCATAACCGTTCCCCTTGAAATCGATTCGGTTTGTCTTCAGATGATAAACAGAGAAGGCTGGAGTTTGCGAAACTGCCGCCCATTCATCAATACGATAACGAACGGCCTCCGTCGCGCTATCTTAACATTTTTCGGCGTTATTTTAGCATTGAATGTTGCTGTCATGACAGGAAATTGTGGCGGCGGAAACCAAATCTGTATGAAAATCACACATCAGTTTTATAAAACGAGAATATTATGGCTTTACTGAACATCCTTCAATACCCTGACGAGCGTTTGCACACGGTCGCCAAACCTGTTGAAAAAATCGACGAGCGCATCCAGACATTGGTTGCCGATATGTTTGAAACCATGTACGAAGCACGCGGTATCGGCTTGGCGGCCACTCAGGTCGATGTACACGAGCGCATTGTCGTGATGGATTTGACCGAAGACCGCAGCGAGCCGCGCGTGTTCATCAATCCCGTCATTGTCGAAAAAGACGGCGAGACGACTTATGAAGAAGGCTGTCTGTCCGTGCCGGGCATTTACGATACCGTGACCCGTGCCGAGCGCGTCAAAGTTGAAGCCTTGAACGAAAAAGGCGAGAAATTCACGCTGGAAGCAGATGGCTTGCTGGCAATCTGCGTGCAGCACGAATTGGACCACCTGATGGGCATCGTGTTTGTCGAACACCTGTCGCAGCTGAAACAAGGCCGCATTAAAACCAAACTGAAAAAACGTCAGAAACACACCATCTGACCTACGCATCGCTTAAAGGCCGTCTGGAAAGACAAAACAGAAAGCAGACTTCGGTTTTCAATCTTTCAGACGGCCTTTTCAGCTGAAACAGTTTGCCCAACGCGCCCATTCAAACCATTTCCACAAGGACACAACATGAAAGTTATCTTTGCCGGTACGCCCGATTTTGCCGCCGCCGCCTTGAAAGCCATCGCCGCCGCAGGTTTTGAAATTCCGCTGGTGTTGACCCAGCCCGACCGCCCCAAAGGCCGCGGCATGCAGTTGACCGCATCGCCGGTCAAACAGGCTGCCTTGGAATTGGGTTTGACCGTGGCGCAGCCGGAAAAGTTGCGCAATAACGCCGAAGCCCTGCAAATGCTCAGAGATACGGGCGCGGATGTGATGGTGGTAGCCGCGTATGGTTTGATTTTGCCGCAGGATGTGTTGGATACGCCCAAACACGGCTGCCTCAATATCCACGCCTCGTTGTTGCCCCGTTGGCGCGGCGCGGCACCGATTCAACGTGCGATTGAAGCCGACGATGCCGAAACCGGCGTGTGCATCATGCAGATGGACATCGGTTTGGACACCGGCGATGTGGTCAGCGAACACCGCTACGCCATCCAACCTACGGATACCGCCAACGAAGTGCATGACGCGCTGATGGGTTTGGGTGCGGAAGCGATTGTTGCCGACTTGCAGCGTCTGCAGGCTGAAGGCCGTCTGAATGCGGTCAAGCAGCCAGAAGAGGGCGTGACTTATGCGCAAAAATTAAGCAAAGAAGAAGCGCGTATCGATTGGAACGAAAGCGCGGACATTATCGAACGCAAAATCCGCGCCTTCAATCCCGTACCTGCTGCGTGGGTCGAGTATCAAGGTAAACCGATGAAAATCTGGCGCGCCGAAGTGGTGGCCAAACAGGGTAAGGCAGGCGAGGTGTTGTCCTGCACTTCAGACGGCCTGCTGGTGGCGTGCGGTGAACACGCGCTGAACATCACCGAATTGCAGCCTTCCGGCAGCAAACGCATGAGCATACAGGCATTTGCGGCAGGTCGGACGATTGAAGTCGGAACGGTTTTGTAACAGGCTGGAAGTCAACGTAGAGGAAAGAAAAGGCGTAAGTAACAAAATGGAGGCTATTTCGGAGAACATTCTCCCTAAGTAACAAAATGGAGGCTGAGCCTAAGATTTAATTGAGAAATAATCCTTAATAAACCTAATCTTATTCTCCCTACTCATGCCGTGATGACACGCTAAAAGTCGTTTCATGTCCGAGAATGTGCCGTCAAGCAGATTGGTCGTATTCGGGATGTTTAAATCAGGATATTGCTCAAACACAAACAGATAATCCAAATTGCGTTTTAGGCTGAAATACGCACTCCTGATATTCTTATGTGTGTAATGCGATTTGCCTGTTTCGGTGTTAAAGGTGCGTTCGTTCAGATAGCTTTGATACTGCTCAAACCACGTTTGCAGATCGTGTTCAAAGTCGGATTGCTTACTGTTTTTCAACGTCAATGCCAATCGCCAAAGTGCTTTGCCTGCTTCTGTTTTGGGATTGAGCGTTAAATAGCGACTGACGGTTTTAACCTGATGAAATTGACAGAGCTGTACGGGAATATCAGGAAACATCTGTACCAAACCGTGTCGCCCATCACAAACAATGCTTTGTATTTCAATGCCTTTGGCTTTCAGGCTGCCTATTGCTGTGAAATATTGTTCGTTGGTTTCGTATTTGACTTTGCTGACGGATAGTGCTTTGCCGCTGATGCTGTCTATCAAAACCATGACGCCGAAACTGCGTCCGAAGTAAGTGGTGTCCATGATGACGTTGGCTGCTGCGGGAGAAATGAAATGCACCTTAATTTGAACTTTTTTGAGATGCCTCAGAATAGTCTGCCGACTGCATCCGTAAGTTTTGGCAAGCTGTGCGGCGGTCTGTTTGCCTTCGCTGTATGCCTGCCATATTTCCTGCGGATTAAGCCGTCTGCCGCCATCAAACTGTCTGCCGCAAGCATGGCATTTGTAGCGTTGTTTGCCGTTTCGGCAGCCGTTCCTTTTGACTTGTTTTGAGTCGCAAAAAGGGCATTTTTTGTATTCAAAGCCTTTGACCTCTTTTAAAGCCTTATAGGATAAGGCTTGCGGGGATTTTTAGCCTCCATTTTGTTACTTACGTCAAAGAAAACAATGGCTGTTTTTGACGTGGTCGAGGGCGATATTACCCGATTGGCAATCGATGCGATTGTCAATGCCGCCAATTCATCGCTGTTGGGCGGTGGCGGCGTAGACGGTGCAATACACCGCGCCGCAGGCAAAGAGCTGCTGGAGGAGTGCCGTACTCTGGGCGGTTGCCGCACAGGCGAAGCCAAAATAACCAAAGGCTATCGTTTGCCTGCACGTTTTGTCATCCACACGGTCGGGCCGGTATGGTTTGGCGGAAAACAAAATGAAGAGGCCAAATTGGCACAATCCTACGCCAATTCCTTGCTGCTTGCCCAGAAACACAATCTCCACAGCATCGCCTTTCCGTGCATCAGCACCGGTGTGTACCGCTTTCCGGCCGAAGCCGCCGCACGTATTGCTTTGGAGAGTTTGAAACAAACCCTGCCGCAATGTCCGGCAGTGGAAAAAATCATCTTTTGCTGTTTTTCCAAAACAGATGCCGAATATTATCGGGCATTGCTGGCAGCCGAACAGGCCGTCTGAAATCCTCCGAACACTTGAAATCAAATATGAATCAGAAAGCAAAAATATGAGTATGTCCCTCGCTCAAAAACTGGCCGCCGACAGCGTTGCCGCGGTTGCCGAAGGGCGCAATCTTCAGGATGTTTTGGCGGAAATCCGCGCGGCGCATCCGCAGCTGACGGCGCAGGAAAACGGCGCGTTGCAGGATATTGCTTACGGTTGCCAACGTTATTTGGGCAGTTTGAAGCACATGCTTGGTCAAATGCTGAAGAAGCCGATTGACAATCCGCAGCTCGAAAGCCTGCTTTTGGCGGCGATGTACCAACTGCATTACACGCGCAATGCGCCTCATGCCGTGGTCAATGAAGCGGTGGAAAGCATTGCCAAAATCGGCCGCGGGCAGTTCCGCTCGTTTGCCAACGCGATTTTGCGCCGCTTTTTGCGTGAACGCGACAAACTCGCGGCTTCCTGCAAAAAAGACGATGTGGCGAAACACAATTTGCCGGTGTGGTGGGTGGCTTACTTGAGAAACCATTATCCAAAACATTGGCACAACATCACCACCGCGCTGCAATCGCATCCGCCGATGACTTTGCGCGTCAACCGCCGACACGGCAATGCCGAAAGCTATTTGGAAAAACTGGCTGCGGAAGGTATCCCGGCCAGGGCGTTGGACGAATACGCCGTGATGTTGGAAGAAGCCATGCCGGTAAGCCGTCTGCCCGGTTTTTCAGACGGCCTGGTGTCGGTGCAGGATTTTGGTGCACAACGTGCTGCCTATTTGTTGAACCCGAAAGACGGCGAACGTATTCTCGATGCCTGCGCGGCGCCGGGCGGTAAGACGGGCCATATCTTGGAACTGGCAGATTGTCATGTTACCGCTTTGGATATAGACGAAGGCCGTCTGAACAGGGTGAAGAGCAATCTTGACCGTTTAGGCTTTCAAAAGGCCTCTTTGGCTTGTGCCGATGCGCAGGATTTGACAGCGTGGTATGATGGCAAGGCCTTTGACGCTGTCTTGGCCGATGTGCCGTGTACCGCTTCGGGCGTGGCGCGCCGCAATCCCGACGTCAAATGGCTGCGCCGACCGACCGATGCCGTCAAAACCGCACGCCAACAGGAAGCATTATTAGACGCGCTGTGGCAGACCCTGACGAAAAACGGCAGGATGTTGCTGGCTACCTGCTCGGTGTTCGTCGAAGAAAACGACGGTCAGTTGCAAAAATTCCTTAACCGCCATGCCGATGCCGAGTTGATCGAATCGCATGTGCTTTTACCGAACAAACATCAAGATGGCTTTTATTACGCGCTTATTAAAAAGCAGTAAAACGCTGATTGTACCGCTCTTGCTTGCCGTGTCGTTGAATGCGGCGGGCGAGGGCATCAGTGCGACCCGTGCCGAGGCAAAGCTGACCCATGCCGGACAGCTTTCCGTCAGCAGCCGTTTCCGCACCGATCTGCCCGACCAGCTTAAAGAAGCACTCAAACAGGGCGTCCCCCTACATTTCAATTTGAGTTGGCAGCTGTCAGCGCCGTCCATGTCGTCTTATAAATTCAAGTTCGACCAGCTGCTCAACAACGACAGCACGATTCAATACAAATTGTCCTTCCATCCGCTGACCAACCGCTATCGCGTTACCGTCGGTACGTTTTCTACCGAGTACGACACGCTTGAGACTGCCTTGCGTGCAGTGGGCGCGGTCGCGAATTGGAAGGTTTTGTCCAAGGGTGCGCTGAGTGATGTGGCCGCCAAAGACACGAAGGCTGAAATCCGCCTGCTGCTGACAACTGTCAAGCTGCCAAAACCGTTCCAAATCAATGCTCTGACGTCTAAAAACTGGCATTTGGATTCCGGTTGGAAGTCCTTGTCGGTCGTGCAGGAGTAAACCATGCGCCGCTTTCTTCTGATTGCCGCCGTATTCGCCGTTGTTTTGTTGTACGGTCTGACTGTTGCAACAGGCAGCAGCAACGTATTGTCCGATTATTTTTGGTGGATTGTTGCTTTGTGCGGCTTACTGTTGCTGGTGTTGGCAGCGGTGTTGGTGCGCTATGTCGTGCTTTTGGTGCGCGACAACAGCAAAAGCGTGTTCGGTTCGCAGATTGCGCGTCGGCTGTCGGGGATGTTTACCTTGGTTGCCGTATTGCCTGGCGTGTTTTTGTTTGGTATTTCCGCCCAGTTTATTAACGGTACGATTAATTCTTGGTTTGGTAACGATACCCATGAGGCTCTAGAGCGCAGCTTAAACTTGAGCAAATCCGCGCTGAACTTGGCGGTGGACAACGCTGTCAGCAATGCCACGCCGGTGCAAATCGACTTAATCAGCGCCGCTTCGCTGGACGGCAATTTGGGGCAAACGCTGACCCAATCCGCGCTTACTGCCGACTTTGCCCAGCTGGCGCTTTATAACGCAACCACCCATAAAGCCGAGAAAAGCATCAATCCCCTGAAACTAAATCAACCCGAGCTTAACAAAGAAGGATGGGAGCAGCTGGAGCAGACCGGCTCGGTGCGCAGCTTGGAAAACATCGGCGGCGTGTTGTATGCTCAAGGTTGGATGCTGATCGGTACGCATAAAAATCAGGATTATGCGTTGTTTTTCCGGCAGCCGATTCCGAAAGATGTTGCCCAAGACGCGACGCTGATTGAAGCGGCCCGCGCCAAATACG
This genomic interval from Neisseria flavescens contains the following:
- a CDS encoding O-acetyl-ADP-ribose deacetylase, producing the protein MAVFDVVEGDITRLAIDAIVNAANSSLLGGGGVDGAIHRAAGKELLEECRTLGGCRTGEAKITKGYRLPARFVIHTVGPVWFGGKQNEEAKLAQSYANSLLLAQKHNLHSIAFPCISTGVYRFPAEAAARIALESLKQTLPQCPAVEKIIFCCFSKTDAEYYRALLAAEQAV
- the def gene encoding peptide deformylase; this translates as MALLNILQYPDERLHTVAKPVEKIDERIQTLVADMFETMYEARGIGLAATQVDVHERIVVMDLTEDRSEPRVFINPVIVEKDGETTYEEGCLSVPGIYDTVTRAERVKVEALNEKGEKFTLEADGLLAICVQHELDHLMGIVFVEHLSQLKQGRIKTKLKKRQKHTI
- a CDS encoding DUF4390 domain-containing protein; the encoded protein is MAFITRLLKSSKTLIVPLLLAVSLNAAGEGISATRAEAKLTHAGQLSVSSRFRTDLPDQLKEALKQGVPLHFNLSWQLSAPSMSSYKFKFDQLLNNDSTIQYKLSFHPLTNRYRVTVGTFSTEYDTLETALRAVGAVANWKVLSKGALSDVAAKDTKAEIRLLLTTVKLPKPFQINALTSKNWHLDSGWKSLSVVQE
- a CDS encoding OmpP1/FadL family transporter yields the protein MIHFNLKKTAFILSTALLSTAVHASGYHFGTQSVNAQSTANAAAAEAADASTIFYNPAGLTKLDSSQISVNANIVLPSIHYEADSATDFTGLPVQGSQNGKITKTTVAPHIYGAYKVNDDLTVGLGVYVPFGSATEYEKDSVLRHNINKLGLTSIAVEPVAAWKLNDHHSFGAGIIAQHTSAELRKYADWGIPQKAAMLKSNPAGAAAIQADGHADVKGSDWGFGYQLAWMWGINDRARVGVNYRSKVSHTLKGDAEWAADDAMAKQLWNSNMLAPLGYTPSEKARVKIVTPESLSVHGMYKVSDKTDLFGDVTWTRHSRFNKAELVFEKEKSIANGKKSDRTTITPNWRNTYKVGLGGSYQISEPLQLRAGIAFDKSPVRNADYRMNSLPDGNRIWFSVGAKYQLGKNHVIDAAYSHIHINDTVYRTGKASGNDVDSRGASSARFKNKADILGLQYTYKFK
- the fmt gene encoding methionyl-tRNA formyltransferase; the protein is MKVIFAGTPDFAAAALKAIAAAGFEIPLVLTQPDRPKGRGMQLTASPVKQAALELGLTVAQPEKLRNNAEALQMLRDTGADVMVVAAYGLILPQDVLDTPKHGCLNIHASLLPRWRGAAPIQRAIEADDAETGVCIMQMDIGLDTGDVVSEHRYAIQPTDTANEVHDALMGLGAEAIVADLQRLQAEGRLNAVKQPEEGVTYAQKLSKEEARIDWNESADIIERKIRAFNPVPAAWVEYQGKPMKIWRAEVVAKQGKAGEVLSCTSDGLLVACGEHALNITELQPSGSKRMSIQAFAAGRTIEVGTVL
- a CDS encoding LysM peptidoglycan-binding domain-containing protein, giving the protein MQQRIITLLCMAGMAISAHTQAASLKIRPNAPQRYVVKNGDTLWGISGKYLYSPWQWNRLWGANRNTIRNPHLIYPGQVLVLRYVNGQPRLGFEHAQTRSDGIPVIKLHPRVRETSGYGIPTVNVNLYRMFMKHPQIIARKETANAPRLIAGPDNRVLYTQGNRVYAYGLTEPGRYLTYRVNKNITDPKTGKFLGQEVVFSGIANTLPYTDSALENRTRASDEKLKSNEYYTQVNKVMKLRTRSAQPLVIEEAVSEIHKDDYLLKLPEGLGSFNVMPHAPARPIQAKVVSIFDGVDKAGQFQTITLDKGELDGLDKGTVVSLYKRGRQVRLSNNLIRKPKDKDTVELVSIPAEEIGLAMVYRTSDHLASAIILESLNSVSIGDTASEPGRDLDNMADEKTMDKPAEDEQGREIELEVRN
- the rsmB gene encoding 16S rRNA (cytosine(967)-C(5))-methyltransferase RsmB translates to MSMSLAQKLAADSVAAVAEGRNLQDVLAEIRAAHPQLTAQENGALQDIAYGCQRYLGSLKHMLGQMLKKPIDNPQLESLLLAAMYQLHYTRNAPHAVVNEAVESIAKIGRGQFRSFANAILRRFLRERDKLAASCKKDDVAKHNLPVWWVAYLRNHYPKHWHNITTALQSHPPMTLRVNRRHGNAESYLEKLAAEGIPARALDEYAVMLEEAMPVSRLPGFSDGLVSVQDFGAQRAAYLLNPKDGERILDACAAPGGKTGHILELADCHVTALDIDEGRLNRVKSNLDRLGFQKASLACADAQDLTAWYDGKAFDAVLADVPCTASGVARRNPDVKWLRRPTDAVKTARQQEALLDALWQTLTKNGRMLLATCSVFVEENDGQLQKFLNRHADAELIESHVLLPNKHQDGFYYALIKKQ
- a CDS encoding GNAT family N-acetyltransferase, whose protein sequence is MLVCNPYEVVIHGTTSKGKIFRPSDWAERLCGILSSFTKDNRLSYSNWVRPILVDNVRCVAVDKKLEEDNPQMFRFLMDFAADNDLRVIDCKALLKEQESKQQGEVPVERVLLAQAIEEKHAAERAEAANVQPEPQAAAPVVGVLREIQPEETATAFAALSILRSSLTDIHRFVEQINEHQRKTGYRLLGIFEEGKQNAVAVCGFHTAHNLASGYHIHIDDLVTMPQCRQKGYASRLLEEVRKIGAETGATKIHLNVHVNHDRADAHRLYFKNGFEICAYHFRCDPK
- the pyk gene encoding pyruvate kinase; translation: MSQLQRDLTRISHNTKIVATLGPGSNNVQLLEDMIRVGGLNVVRFNFSHGTPEFHEENARIVREAAKRAGQEIAILADLQGPKIRVGKIAGGSIELNKDETLILDAALEGEGTREAVGLDYRDLPNDVVAGDVLWLDDGLLTLTVEAVEGGRIITRVENSHVLKSNKGINKRGGGLSAGALTEKDFRDLKTAIAIGCDYLAISFVKSAEDLHIARAKVEEEMKGSTAVRPGLVSKIERVEAIENLDEIILASDGIMVARGDLAVEVGHAAVPALQKRMIRRARELRRFSITATQMMESMITNPVPTRAEVSDVANAVLDGTDAVMCSAETAVGAYPFETVSQMAIICAAAEKEQDSLNGVAEQVEYPEAVSTNLAIAVGAVGVARAVHAKAIVALTESGSTAFEISRHNITLPIFALTPSISAQRRMAMYRGVRPLIFATSTDHDTALNEVEAVLVEHQILCSGDQYIITSGSKMRESGSTNTLEVLQVK